From a single Gracilimonas sp. genomic region:
- the rpsI gene encoding 30S ribosomal protein S9: MAQANYIGRRKTATARLYIKPGKGDILVNHKPIEEYFPVKARRNIALFPMSVTETEGKYDIKITVRGGGSTGQAGAISHALARALDGENEDLHDVLKGHGLLTRDDRMVERKKYGQPKARKKFQFSKR; this comes from the coding sequence ATGGCACAAGCGAATTACATAGGACGACGAAAAACTGCAACGGCCCGTTTGTACATCAAACCGGGTAAAGGCGACATTCTCGTCAACCACAAACCCATTGAAGAATATTTTCCGGTAAAAGCACGCCGTAACATTGCGCTTTTTCCAATGAGCGTTACTGAAACGGAAGGCAAGTATGACATCAAAATCACCGTTCGCGGTGGTGGAAGTACCGGACAAGCCGGTGCTATTTCTCATGCTCTTGCACGTGCTCTGGACGGAGAGAATGAAGATCTTCACGATGTTCTTAAGGGACACGGACTTCTTACCCGAGACGACAGAATGGTAGAGCGTAAGAAATACGGTCAGCCTAAAGCTCGTAAGAAATTCCAGTTCTCCAAGCGTTAA
- the rpsB gene encoding 30S ribosomal protein S2 — protein MPKAASIQDLLKSGAHFGHLTRRWNPKMKDFIFMQRNGIHIIDLKKTQKYLQEALDEVQKLSRAGKTILFVGTKKQSTEIIKTEALRCGMPHITHRWLGGMLTNFSTVRKSISRMEEIERMKTDGTFEELTKKEGLMLQREQDKLNDTLGGIKNMGRLPGAIFVVDIIKEHLAVSEAIKLHIPIIAMVDTNSDPDIPDYIVPCNDDSARTIQLVATQVADAIIEGTAEREAQQEEDVMEQAAAEAKGDDKGDDVDVKDAAKGTKLRSRRKKKSSKKDDNKADKAEAKADADSKDEEE, from the coding sequence ATGCCAAAAGCTGCATCAATACAAGACCTGCTTAAGTCAGGCGCACACTTCGGTCACTTAACCCGTCGATGGAATCCAAAAATGAAGGATTTCATCTTCATGCAAAGAAACGGGATTCACATCATTGACCTGAAGAAAACTCAGAAATATTTACAGGAAGCCCTCGACGAAGTTCAAAAACTTTCTCGTGCCGGTAAAACCATTCTTTTTGTAGGTACCAAGAAGCAATCTACCGAAATCATCAAAACTGAAGCGTTACGCTGTGGAATGCCACACATTACGCATCGCTGGTTAGGTGGTATGCTTACCAACTTCAGTACCGTTCGCAAAAGTATTTCCCGAATGGAGGAAATTGAGCGCATGAAGACTGACGGTACGTTTGAAGAACTCACCAAGAAAGAGGGTTTGATGCTGCAACGCGAGCAGGACAAACTGAATGACACTCTTGGCGGTATCAAAAACATGGGTCGCCTTCCCGGTGCCATTTTTGTGGTAGATATTATTAAAGAGCACCTTGCCGTTAGCGAAGCAATTAAACTCCACATCCCAATCATTGCAATGGTTGATACCAACAGTGATCCGGATATTCCTGACTACATAGTTCCTTGTAATGATGACTCAGCCCGTACCATCCAGCTGGTAGCAACTCAGGTTGCCGATGCAATTATTGAAGGTACAGCCGAGCGTGAAGCACAGCAGGAAGAAGACGTGATGGAACAAGCTGCTGCTGAAGCCAAAGGCGACGACAAAGGTGATGACGTTGACGTTAAAGACGCTGCTAAAGGAACCAAGTTACGTTCCCGCCGCAAGAAAAAGTCTTCCAAAAAAGACGACAACAAAGCTGACAAAGCCGAAGCGAAAGCCGATGCTGACAGCAAAGATGAAGAAGAATAA
- the tsf gene encoding translation elongation factor Ts, whose amino-acid sequence MSISAADVKKLRDMTGAGMMDCKKALSEADGDFDRAVEILRKKGQKVSEKRSDREANQGLILSRINDDKTKASLLEINCETDFVARNQEFQDDAESFLNAAFENDIDNADDLLKIELDGLTIEKHLEEMVGKIGEKIEINNVILATTEGTLISYIHPGNQLGVLAEFDGDLTDEEIGKDVAMQVAAMKPLSVTRDGVDSSLVEKELEIAKEQLLNEGKPEHIAEQAAKGKLRRFYEERVLLEQKFVKDNSVSVQQYLEQNDAPLVKSFHRLQLGEND is encoded by the coding sequence ATGAGCATTTCTGCTGCTGACGTAAAAAAACTTCGTGACATGACCGGAGCGGGTATGATGGACTGTAAGAAAGCCCTCTCCGAAGCAGATGGTGATTTTGACCGTGCTGTTGAAATCCTTCGTAAAAAAGGACAAAAAGTATCTGAGAAGAGATCTGATCGTGAAGCTAACCAGGGATTGATCCTGAGCCGTATCAACGATGATAAAACCAAAGCTTCTCTGCTTGAAATCAACTGTGAAACTGACTTCGTAGCCCGAAATCAGGAATTCCAGGATGATGCCGAGTCGTTCCTGAACGCTGCTTTCGAAAATGACATCGATAATGCTGACGATCTTCTGAAGATTGAGCTTGATGGACTGACCATTGAAAAGCACCTGGAAGAGATGGTGGGTAAAATCGGTGAGAAAATTGAAATCAACAATGTGATATTGGCCACAACTGAAGGCACACTGATTTCTTACATCCACCCCGGAAACCAGTTAGGCGTATTGGCTGAATTTGATGGCGACCTTACCGACGAAGAAATCGGTAAAGATGTAGCCATGCAGGTTGCAGCTATGAAACCTCTTTCTGTTACCCGAGACGGCGTTGATTCTTCTTTGGTTGAGAAAGAGCTTGAAATCGCCAAAGAACAACTTCTGAACGAAGGCAAGCCTGAGCACATCGCTGAGCAAGCTGCCAAAGGTAAACTTCGCCGTTTCTACGAAGAACGCGTTCTTCTGGAGCAGAAGTTTGTTAAAGATAACAGCGTTTCCGTACAGCAGTACCTGGAGCAGAATGATGCTCCCCTGGTGAAATCATTTCACCGGCTGCAACTGGGCGAAAACGACTAA
- the pyrH gene encoding UMP kinase, whose translation MGNKYNRVLLKLSGEALLGEQGHGIDADILSSYAKEIKSIQEAGVQVSIVIGGGNIFRGVKGATQGMDRVQGDYMGMLATMINSMALQDALEQIDVQTRLMSAIRMEAIAEPYIRRRAIRHLEKGRVVIFGAGTGNPYFTTDTAGSLRAIEIESDVILKGTRVDGIYDSDPEKNADAKKFDTITGDDVLKRRLSVMDLTAFTLCRENKTPIIVFNMNKKGNLKKIVVDGKDEGTTVVWE comes from the coding sequence GTGGGAAATAAATACAACAGAGTGCTTCTCAAACTCAGCGGCGAAGCACTTTTAGGTGAGCAAGGGCATGGCATCGATGCCGATATTCTAAGTAGTTACGCAAAAGAAATTAAATCCATACAGGAAGCCGGCGTTCAGGTTTCTATCGTGATTGGCGGAGGGAATATCTTCCGCGGGGTGAAGGGAGCCACCCAGGGCATGGATCGCGTTCAGGGAGATTACATGGGGATGCTTGCCACTATGATCAACAGCATGGCCCTGCAGGATGCCCTCGAACAAATTGATGTACAAACCCGTCTGATGAGCGCTATCCGTATGGAAGCCATTGCCGAGCCCTACATCCGTCGCCGCGCTATCCGTCACCTTGAAAAAGGACGTGTGGTTATTTTTGGAGCCGGAACAGGAAACCCCTATTTCACTACCGACACGGCCGGTTCCCTTCGTGCCATCGAAATTGAAAGTGACGTAATTCTGAAAGGTACCCGCGTGGATGGCATCTACGATTCCGATCCCGAGAAAAATGCAGACGCCAAAAAATTCGATACCATTACCGGCGATGATGTGCTGAAACGTCGCCTGTCCGTTATGGACCTTACCGCCTTTACCCTTTGCCGAGAAAATAAAACCCCGATCATTGTCTTCAACATGAACAAGAAAGGAAACCTGAAGAAGATTGTGGTGGACGGCAAAGATGAGGGGACTACCGTAGTTTGGGAATAA